AATACCCATTAAATGGTCATCAACTATATTTGCTAAGTGGTAAGTAGGAAATCCATCAGATTTAAGTAATACTTGATCGTCTATTTTACTATTTTCAAAGACTATATCTCCCCTTAACCCATCTTTCACTATTGTAACACCATCATAAGGCATTTTAAGTCTAATAATGTATGGAACATTTTTAGATTTCAAATCATTAATTTCATCACTAGTCAACTTACGGCAATACCCATCATAACCTGGTGCTTGATTCATAGCAGCTTGTCTTTCTCTTAATTTTGTAAGTCTTTCTTGTGTACAAAAACAACAATATGCTTCTCCTTTTTCAACTAATTCAAGTGCATATTTAGCATACATATTCATTCTTTCAGATTGTCTGTATGGTCCAAATTCTCCACCTACATCAGGTCCTTCATCGTAATATAAGCCTAACCATTTCATAGCATCAAATATTTGATTTTCAGAAGTTTCAGAATATCTTGTTCTATCTGTATCTTCTATTCTTAAAATAAATTCTCCATTATTATGTTTAGCATATGCATAGTTGAATAAACCAATATATGCTGTCCCTACATGTGGATCTCCTGTTGGAGATGGGGCAATTCTTACTTTAATCTTTCTTGACATTTTTTTCTCCTGTTACTTAGTTATACTTCTTATTTTTCAAATTTATATGCAAATCTAGGTATCCCTGAACTACGAGGTGCTATTGTTTCTATTGGGAATATAAATATAATTTTATCTTCATTTAAAACTATAACTGAATTTTTTAATTCAATTTTTGCTTCTTCAAAGAATATTCCTTCTTTGCTATTTTTTATATCATTCATTATTTTTTCAGTATACATTTTTTCCATATCTGCATTTAAAATTTCTTCCATTTTAACTACTTTATTATCTTTAGTTATTACTGAAGATATTTTACTTTCAGGATTTGCTGCTTTATCTTTTAATATTTCTTCTTGTATAAGTACTGTTTTGTACCCATCTGCACTCATATATGTTTCATATACTTTACTTTCAAATAATACATTTTCTTTAATGTTATCTAATGCATGTGTCTCAGCATTATCTACTGATTTTGCACTATTACATGATAATAATGTCATTGCTATTATTAAACTTCCTAATATTTTTTTCATTTTATTTCTCCTTTTAAATTATTTATTGTTATAAATTTATTTATTATACTCGTATACAAATCTAGGCATTCCTGAACTACGAGGTGCTATTGTTTCTAATGGGAATACAAATATAATTTTATCTTCATTTAAAACTATAACTGAATTTTTTAATTCAACTTTTGCTTCTTCAAAGAATACTCCTTCTTTACTATTTTTTATATCATTCATTATATTTTCAGTATACATTTTTTCCATATCAGGAGTTAAAATTTCCTCTGTCTTAACTACTTTATTATCTTTTGTTATAATTGAAGATATTTTATTTTCAGGATTTGCTGCTTTATCTTTTAATATTTCTTCTTGTACAAATATTGTTTTGTACCCATCTTTACTCATATATGTTTCATATACTTTACTCTCAAATAATACATTTTCCTTAACGTTGTTCAATGCATGTGCTTCTGTATTATCTACTGAAACTGAACCTGTACTATTATTTGCACCATTACACGATAATAATGTCATTGCTATTATTAAACTTCCTAATATTTTTTTCATTTTATTTCTCCTTTTAAACCATTTATCATTCTATTTTATTTATTGTATTCATATACAAATCTAGGTATACCTGTAC
Above is a genomic segment from Oceanivirga salmonicida containing:
- a CDS encoding DUF3298 domain-containing protein, producing MKKILGSLIIAMTLLSCNSAKSVDNAETHALDNIKENVLFESKVYETYMSADGYKTVLIQEEILKDKAANPESKISSVITKDNKVVKMEEILNADMEKMYTEKIMNDIKNSKEGIFFEEAKIELKNSVIVLNEDKIIFIFPIETIAPRSSGIPRFAYKFEK
- a CDS encoding DUF3298 domain-containing protein encodes the protein MKKILGSLIIAMTLLSCNGANNSTGSVSVDNTEAHALNNVKENVLFESKVYETYMSKDGYKTIFVQEEILKDKAANPENKISSIITKDNKVVKTEEILTPDMEKMYTENIMNDIKNSKEGVFFEEAKVELKNSVIVLNEDKIIFVFPLETIAPRSSGMPRFVYEYNK